A section of the Pseudomonas sp. FP453 genome encodes:
- the rnhA gene encoding ribonuclease HI — protein sequence MTDTVELFTDGACKGNPGPGGWGALLVCKGVEKELWGGEANTTNNRMELMGAIRGLEELKRRCNVLLVTDSQYVMKGINEWMVNWKKRGWKTAAKEPVKNADLWQLLDEQCNRHDITWKWVRGHIGHPGNERADQLANRGVDEVRGYKQS from the coding sequence ATGACCGATACCGTAGAACTCTTCACCGATGGCGCCTGCAAGGGCAACCCGGGCCCTGGCGGCTGGGGCGCGTTGCTGGTGTGCAAGGGCGTGGAGAAGGAACTGTGGGGCGGCGAAGCCAACACCACCAACAACCGCATGGAGCTGATGGGCGCAATTCGTGGCCTGGAAGAGCTCAAGCGCCGCTGCAATGTACTGCTGGTGACCGACTCGCAGTACGTGATGAAGGGCATCAACGAGTGGATGGTCAACTGGAAGAAGCGTGGCTGGAAGACGGCCGCCAAGGAACCGGTCAAAAATGCCGACCTGTGGCAACTGCTCGACGAGCAGTGCAATCGCCATGACATCACCTGGAAATGGGTGCGCGGGCACATCGGCCATCCTGGCAACGAACGCGCCGACCAGTTGGCCAACCGGGGTGTGGACGAAGTGCGCGGTTACAAGCAGAGCTGA
- a CDS encoding transglycosylase SLT domain-containing protein: MSSSIRKSISSDALTRLAQAVAVAVSATLAGCQSTNYAAQSTVQPKPNLAAKIKQKPVIWLSEKPAPEVPQDVWERMRRGFQLQDGVGVNPRIEQQRLWFASNPSFLENAGERGSLYIHYIVERLEERNMPLELALLPVIESAYNPMAYSRSDAVGLWQFIPSTGRYFNLRQTRAYDGRRDITASTTAALDYLTRLHDMFNGDWLLALAAYNAGEGTVSRAIERNEKLGLPTDYWNLPLPQETKDYVPKFLALSQVVLAPEAYGVNLNPIANQPYFEVVEVKQSMDLSRVAALAEIDEDELFQLNPALKQRTTLDGPQHLLVPTSKAQLLTSTLSTMKPEELLSMRPKKPVFDEVETKAVAGRSRSYKVRSGDNLTLIAKANKVDVHDLQRWNKLNGQQLKVGQTLVMQDTRKLAASKKPVQYKVQKGDSLYIVAKRFNVEMQHLKRWNPRTGQALKPGQMLVVSGPR; this comes from the coding sequence ATGTCGTCATCTATTCGTAAATCCATCTCTTCAGACGCATTGACCCGCCTGGCTCAAGCCGTGGCGGTGGCTGTGTCCGCGACTCTGGCGGGCTGCCAATCGACAAATTACGCTGCACAATCCACCGTGCAACCCAAACCGAATCTTGCTGCCAAGATCAAGCAAAAACCCGTTATCTGGCTCTCAGAGAAGCCTGCCCCGGAAGTGCCCCAGGATGTCTGGGAACGCATGCGCCGGGGCTTTCAATTGCAGGACGGCGTCGGCGTCAACCCGCGCATCGAGCAACAGCGCCTGTGGTTCGCCAGCAACCCGTCCTTCCTGGAGAACGCCGGCGAACGCGGCAGCCTCTACATTCACTACATCGTCGAACGCCTTGAAGAACGCAACATGCCCCTGGAGCTGGCGCTGCTGCCAGTGATCGAAAGTGCCTACAACCCAATGGCCTATTCGCGCAGCGATGCGGTCGGCTTGTGGCAATTCATCCCCTCCACCGGGCGCTACTTCAACCTGCGCCAGACCCGTGCCTACGACGGTCGTCGCGACATCACCGCCTCCACCACCGCTGCCCTGGACTATCTGACCCGTCTGCACGATATGTTCAACGGCGACTGGCTGCTGGCCCTCGCCGCGTATAACGCCGGCGAAGGCACGGTGAGCCGGGCCATCGAGCGCAACGAAAAGCTCGGTTTGCCCACCGACTACTGGAACCTGCCGCTGCCCCAGGAAACCAAGGACTACGTGCCCAAGTTCCTGGCGCTGTCCCAGGTGGTGCTGGCGCCCGAAGCCTACGGCGTGAACCTGAACCCGATTGCCAACCAGCCGTACTTCGAAGTGGTTGAAGTCAAGCAAAGCATGGACCTGTCCCGGGTCGCCGCGCTGGCCGAGATCGACGAAGACGAACTGTTCCAGCTCAACCCGGCCCTGAAGCAACGCACCACCCTGGATGGCCCCCAGCACCTGCTGGTGCCAACCTCCAAGGCGCAATTGCTGACCAGCACCCTTTCGACGATGAAGCCGGAAGAGCTGCTGAGCATGCGCCCGAAAAAGCCGGTGTTCGACGAAGTTGAAACCAAGGCCGTTGCCGGGCGCAGCCGCAGCTACAAGGTGCGCAGTGGCGACAACCTGACGCTGATCGCCAAGGCCAACAAGGTCGATGTGCATGACCTGCAACGCTGGAACAAGCTCAATGGCCAGCAGCTCAAGGTCGGCCAGACCCTGGTGATGCAGGACACACGCAAGCTCGCGGCCAGCAAGAAACCCGTGCAATACAAGGTGCAGAAAGGCGACTCGCTGTACATCGTCGCCAAGCGTTTCAACGTCGAGATGCAACATCTCAAGCGCTGGAACCCGCGCACTGGCCAGGCTTTGAAGCCTGGGCAGATGCTGGTGGTTTCCGGGCCGCGTTAA
- a CDS encoding class I SAM-dependent methyltransferase, with protein MTDKAFAQADPEWLALISAAREWLSGPIGQFLLDEERRMLEDELGRFFGGYLVHYGPSAQTPPSAPQVQRNVRLGAPLPGVEIVCEEQAWPLSEHAADVVVLQHGLDFCLSPHGLLREAASSVRPGGHLLIVGINPWSSWGMRHVFAHDGLRQARCISPSRVGDWLNLLGFALEKRRFGCYRPPLASTKWQARLAGWERRAGAWQLSGGGFYLLVARKIVVGLRPVRQLRREPMGKLVPMPMAKVNRKQSEP; from the coding sequence ATGACTGATAAAGCGTTCGCCCAGGCCGATCCTGAGTGGCTGGCCCTGATCAGCGCCGCCCGCGAATGGCTGTCGGGGCCGATCGGGCAATTTTTGCTGGATGAAGAGCGGCGCATGCTCGAAGACGAGCTGGGCCGGTTCTTTGGCGGCTACCTCGTGCATTACGGCCCTTCGGCCCAGACCCCGCCGTCGGCACCGCAGGTGCAACGCAATGTGCGCCTCGGCGCGCCGCTGCCGGGGGTGGAGATTGTCTGCGAGGAACAGGCGTGGCCGCTGAGCGAGCACGCCGCCGATGTGGTGGTGTTGCAGCATGGCCTGGATTTTTGCCTGTCACCCCACGGCCTGCTGCGTGAAGCGGCGAGTAGTGTGCGCCCGGGTGGCCATTTGCTGATTGTCGGCATCAACCCCTGGAGCAGCTGGGGCATGCGCCATGTGTTCGCCCACGACGGCCTGCGCCAGGCGCGCTGTATCTCGCCGTCACGGGTGGGTGACTGGCTGAACCTGCTGGGCTTCGCGCTGGAGAAACGCCGCTTCGGGTGCTATCGTCCGCCGCTTGCCTCGACCAAGTGGCAGGCCCGTCTGGCCGGCTGGGAGCGCCGCGCGGGCGCCTGGCAGCTGTCGGGTGGCGGCTTCTATTTATTGGTGGCGCGCAAGATCGTGGTGGGCCTGCGGCCGGTGCGCCAGTTGCGGCGCGAACCCATGGGCAAGCTCGTGCCAATGCCGATGGCCAAGGTCAACCGCAAGCAAAGCGAACCGTAA
- the gloB gene encoding hydroxyacylglutathione hydrolase, with the protein MIQISALPAFTDNYIWLLQDPKTQRCAVVDPGDAAPVLAWLEQHPGWTLSDILITHHHHDHVGGVEQLKSVTGAKVYGPANEKIPARDVALNDNDRITVLGWDFDVYSVPGHTLGHIAFYHQGVLFSGDTLFAAGCGRLFEGTPEQMHASLEHLASLPADTLVYCTHEYTQSNLKFAQAVEPHNADIAERVENVRQLRARGEMTLPSNLALEKRTNPFLRTSETSVKQKADERNGRDNRSGAEVFASLRAWKDKF; encoded by the coding sequence ATGATACAGATCAGTGCCCTGCCCGCCTTCACCGATAACTACATCTGGTTGTTACAAGACCCCAAGACCCAGCGCTGCGCGGTGGTCGACCCCGGCGATGCCGCGCCCGTGCTGGCGTGGCTCGAACAGCACCCCGGCTGGACCCTCAGCGACATCCTGATCACCCACCATCACCATGATCATGTCGGCGGTGTCGAGCAACTGAAAAGTGTTACAGGCGCCAAGGTCTACGGCCCGGCGAACGAAAAAATCCCGGCGCGGGACGTCGCCCTCAACGACAACGACCGCATCACTGTGCTGGGCTGGGACTTCGACGTTTATAGCGTGCCAGGACACACCCTGGGCCATATCGCCTTCTACCACCAAGGCGTACTGTTCTCTGGCGACACCTTGTTCGCCGCCGGCTGTGGGCGCCTGTTCGAAGGGACACCGGAGCAGATGCACGCCTCCCTTGAGCATCTGGCGTCTCTGCCTGCCGACACCTTGGTGTATTGCACCCACGAATACACACAAAGCAACCTCAAGTTTGCCCAGGCGGTGGAACCGCACAACGCCGACATCGCCGAACGGGTGGAAAACGTCCGCCAGCTGCGGGCCCGCGGCGAGATGACGCTGCCGTCCAACCTGGCCCTGGAGAAGCGTACCAACCCCTTCCTGCGCACCTCTGAAACATCCGTTAAACAAAAAGCGGACGAACGGAATGGCCGCGACAACCGCTCTGGGGCCGAGGTATTTGCTAGCTTGAGGGCATGGAAAGATAAGTTCTAA
- a CDS encoding extracellular solute-binding protein codes for MKRPLLLLISLALSFTANATITESHGYTQFGVLKYPAKFTHFDWVNPAAPKGGTLRVMAFGTFDTLNPYTFKGSSPVSTPNFLQYGVNELNEPLMVGTGQYAPSGDEPTSSYGLIAQSVEYSEDRSWVVFNLRPEARFHDGKPITAYDVAFSYRTLLTEGHPQYRTNLQEVARVDVLNRHRIRFVFKRAGNPLLILRLGELPVLPQHYWKDRDFKATTFEPPLGSGPYRVTKVSPGRQLVFERVKDYWGKDLPVNQGFYNYDKVEVEFYRDSDVAFEAFKAGEFDIYIEHQAKNWATGYNFPAVNRGDVIKAQIAHQIPTQSQGLFMNTRRPTFSQTKVREALGLMFDFEWTNRTLFSSAYKRTLSYYPNSEFSATGVPLGHEWLLLSPYRDQLPANLFTQPFSLPQTDGRGIPRDTMRRALALLGEAGWKLSGQRLLNSDGQPLRFEILLVNPNLERILQPYVENLISIGIDARLRTVDRAQYKQRLDQFDYDMILITLNQTLSPGLEQWQYFHSSQAAIKGSKNYAGIANPIVDHLLEQLLAAQTRDAQLAAGRALDRVLLWQHYSIPNWYLNYHRLAYRNRFAFVTTPPYSLGLSAWWLKASEKAQ; via the coding sequence TTGAAGCGTCCCCTCCTTCTACTAATAAGTCTGGCCTTGAGCTTTACCGCGAACGCGACCATTACCGAGAGCCACGGTTATACGCAGTTCGGCGTGCTCAAGTACCCGGCCAAATTCACCCACTTCGATTGGGTAAACCCTGCAGCGCCGAAAGGCGGGACCTTGCGGGTCATGGCATTTGGCACCTTCGACACGCTCAACCCCTACACCTTCAAGGGCTCCAGCCCGGTTTCCACGCCCAATTTCCTGCAATACGGCGTCAATGAGCTGAACGAGCCGTTGATGGTCGGTACTGGCCAATACGCGCCATCCGGTGATGAACCCACCTCCAGCTACGGCCTGATCGCGCAGTCGGTGGAGTACAGCGAGGACCGCAGCTGGGTAGTGTTCAACCTGCGCCCGGAAGCGCGCTTCCATGATGGCAAGCCGATCACCGCCTATGACGTGGCCTTCTCCTATCGCACCCTGCTGACCGAAGGCCACCCGCAGTACCGCACCAACCTGCAAGAGGTGGCACGGGTCGACGTGCTCAACCGCCACCGCATCCGCTTTGTGTTCAAGCGTGCCGGCAACCCGCTGCTGATCCTGCGCCTGGGCGAATTGCCGGTGCTGCCCCAGCACTACTGGAAAGACCGCGACTTCAAGGCGACCACCTTCGAACCACCACTGGGCAGCGGGCCGTACCGCGTGACCAAGGTCAGCCCAGGCCGGCAACTGGTGTTCGAACGGGTCAAGGATTATTGGGGCAAGGACCTGCCGGTCAACCAGGGTTTCTATAACTACGACAAGGTCGAGGTGGAGTTCTACCGCGACAGCGACGTGGCCTTCGAAGCCTTCAAGGCCGGTGAATTCGACATCTACATCGAGCACCAGGCGAAGAACTGGGCGACCGGCTACAACTTCCCGGCGGTCAACCGTGGCGATGTGATCAAGGCGCAAATCGCCCACCAGATCCCCACGCAAAGCCAAGGCCTGTTCATGAACACGCGCCGGCCCACGTTCAGCCAGACCAAGGTGCGCGAAGCCCTGGGGCTGATGTTCGATTTTGAATGGACCAACCGCACCCTGTTCAGCAGCGCCTATAAACGCACCCTCAGCTACTACCCCAACAGCGAATTCTCCGCGACCGGCGTACCGCTGGGCCATGAGTGGCTGCTGCTCTCGCCGTACCGCGACCAGTTGCCAGCCAACCTGTTCACCCAGCCCTTCAGCCTGCCGCAAACCGACGGCCGTGGCATCCCGCGCGACACGATGCGCCGCGCCCTGGCCCTGCTCGGCGAGGCCGGCTGGAAGCTGTCGGGCCAGCGCCTGCTCAACAGCGACGGGCAACCGCTGCGCTTCGAAATCCTGCTGGTCAACCCGAACCTGGAGCGCATCCTGCAGCCCTATGTCGAGAACCTGATCAGTATCGGCATCGACGCACGCCTGCGCACGGTTGACCGTGCCCAGTACAAGCAGCGCCTGGATCAATTCGACTACGACATGATCCTGATCACCCTCAACCAGACCCTGAGCCCCGGCCTTGAGCAGTGGCAGTACTTCCACTCCAGTCAGGCCGCGATCAAGGGCAGCAAGAACTACGCAGGCATCGCCAACCCGATTGTCGACCACCTGCTGGAACAACTGCTCGCGGCGCAGACCCGCGACGCCCAACTGGCCGCCGGCCGCGCCCTGGACCGGGTGCTGTTGTGGCAGCACTACAGCATTCCCAACTGGTACCTCAACTATCATCGCTTGGCGTACCGCAACCGGTTCGCCTTTGTCACCACGCCGCCCTACAGCCTGGGCCTGAGCGCATGGTGGCTGAAAGCTTCGGAGAAAGCCCAATGA
- a CDS encoding DUF2388 domain-containing protein: MNRSKALCALLLMGSACTAHATSFVMTSDFLVSLSMSATKGTSSSFKDDKIVQAARDDAEAFVASDGAIRGVRLESALVHVRERLPGQTYSDMQLAQAIAAL; this comes from the coding sequence ATGAACCGTTCAAAAGCCCTATGCGCCCTGCTGCTGATGGGCAGCGCCTGCACGGCACACGCCACCAGTTTCGTCATGACCAGCGACTTTCTGGTCAGCCTGTCCATGAGTGCCACCAAGGGCACCAGCTCTTCATTCAAGGATGACAAGATTGTGCAGGCCGCCAGGGATGACGCCGAAGCCTTCGTCGCCAGCGATGGCGCGATCCGTGGTGTGCGCCTGGAGTCGGCGCTGGTGCACGTGCGTGAACGCCTGCCCGGGCAAACCTACAGTGATATGCAATTGGCCCAGGCCATCGCCGCGCTGTAG